The following coding sequences are from one Triticum dicoccoides isolate Atlit2015 ecotype Zavitan chromosome 4A, WEW_v2.0, whole genome shotgun sequence window:
- the LOC119289883 gene encoding aspartic proteinase Asp1-like, protein MAAMWSPIIGLLLLLQLAPSSSSYIQLPLQGSVHPVGYFYVTMNIGGKPYSLDIDTGSNLTWLECNYPGHQCNPCKGPHLPYVPNITHKKVMCGDQFCTDLHKDLPYYPERGCDIHHPHECHYHIQYVGGTSSDGFIVNDTVSVNVLSPSHPSRRVQIFFGFGCGCNQKPHKDSPVDGVLGLGMGKEGFVAQLKARNVIRKDIIGHCLSIDGGGYLFVGEHGMPSGITWVPMRKYSHYYTPGPAQLLLGGEKIGSQKMAVFDSGTTYTYIPDQVYSELVREVKRSVSGSLQRVADHALPVCWKGPFQSIQLVKRKFKPLALEFTNKVMHIPPENYLALTGEKNVCLGILQTPKAGGQMIIIGDVTMQDLLVIYDNEQKLVGWISKQCKHTLEIPSIHAL, encoded by the exons ATGGCGGCCATGTGGTCTCCGATCATCGGACTCCTGCTCCTGCTGCAACTAGCGCCGTCCTCTTCCTCCTACATCCAGTTGCCTCTCCAAGGCAGCGTCCACCCTGTTGG TTACTTCTATGTCACGATGAACATTGGTGGGAAGCCCTACTCACTGGACATCGACACTGGCAGCAATCTCACGTGGCTGGAGTGCAATTACCCGGGCCACCAGTGCAATCCCTGCAAG GGACCCCATCTACCGTACGTTCCAAATATAACTCACAAGAAGGTGATGTGTGGAGATCAGTTTTGTACTGATCTCCACAAAGACCTACCTTATTATCCGGAACGTGGGTGTGACATTCACCATCCACACGAATGTCACTACCACATTCAGTATGTTGGCGGGACGTCATCAGACGGGTTCATCGTCAACGACACGGTGTCTGTCAATGTGCTCTCTCCCTCTCATCCGTCCAGGAGAGTACAAATTTTCTTCGGGTTCGG ATGTGGATGTAACCAGAAACCACACAAAGATTCACCCGTAGATGGCGTCCTTGGTCTTGGGATGGGAAAGGAAGGATTTGTCGCGCAATTGAAGGCGCGTAACGTGATCCGCAAGGACATCATTGGGCACTGTCTCAGCATCGATGGAGGGGGCTACCTCTTCGTCGGGGAGCATGGCATGCCCAGCGGCATAACCTGGGTCCCCATGAGAAAATACAG CCATTACTACACACCTGGCCCAGCACAGCTGTTACTTGGCGGAGAGAAGATAGGCAGTCAGAAAATGGCGGTCTTCGACAGTGGTACCACATACACCTACATACCTGACCAGGTGTACTCCGAGCTTGTTAGAGAA GTGAAAAGGAGTGTCAGCGGCTCACTTCAAAGGGTGGCTGATCATGCGCTTCCTGTATGTTGGAAGGGCCCATTCCAATCAATCCAACTGGTCAAGAGGAAATTCAAGCCACTAGCGCTTGAATTTACCAACAAAGTCATGCATATCCCACCAGAAAACTACCTCGCACTCACG GGAGAAAAGAATGTATGCTTGGGCATCCTTCAGACACCAAAGGCTGGTGGCCAAATGATAATAATTGGAG ATGTTACAATGCAGGATCTTCTTGTGATATATGACAATGAGCAGAAGCTTGTCGGATGGATCAGTAAACAGTGTAAACATACTCTGGAAATACCATCAATCCATGCTCTCTGA